The Cellulomonas oligotrophica sequence TCGGCTGGAGGGTGTTGCGGGGGGCCGCGGCCGGCGTGAAGAACCGGAACGCGTCGATGTGCGTGCAGCGGATCCGGTGGGCCTCGACGACGGCGTCCGTGCCGTCCTGGCCCAGGCGCAGCGGCAGGGGGTGCCGGTGCTCACCCTGCCGGTAGACCATCGCCCACTCGTGCAGCCCGAAGCACCCCGTCGCGGCGGGCCGCGCTCCGGTGCGCGCCACGAGGTCGGCGACGAAGCGCACGCCCTCGCCGCGGTCGGCGAGGAACGCCTCGACGTCCAGGCCGACCGTGCCGTCGTCGTGCGTCCGGTACCAGCGCCAGCCCGCGTGCGGCGGGGGACCGTCCGGCCCGGGCGCCAGGCGGACGCCCGCGCCGGGGTGCCAGCGGCGCAGCTGGGCGGGCCGCGTCGGGTAGTACTCGTAGAGGAAGTCCTCGATCGCGTGGCGCTCGTGACGGGACCGGCGCTCGCGGTGCCCGACCGTGAACGCGTCCGCGCGCGCGGCGTGGGCGTCGGCCAGGGGCTGCCAGGCGGCGGGCTCCAGGACCGTGGGTCCGGCACCCGGGGGCAGCGTGCCTGGCGACGTCACGCCTGCCGACGTCGCACCGGCGGGTGCTGCGCCGGGCGGGCTCGTCGGTGCGGGGGCGTCCACCGGACCAGGGTAGGTCGGTCCGTCTCGCCGGGGTGCCGCCGGTGCGGCAGGGTGGCGTCGTGCGTCACGAGCTGCGGTCCCTGCCGGCCCTGACGGGCCACGCCCCCGAGTTCGACCCTGGGGAGGTGCCGTCGGACCCGTACGACCTGTTCGCGGACTGGTTCGCGCACGCGCGCGACGCCGGGGTGCCCGAGCCGCACGCGGTGACGCTGGCGACCGCGGACGCGGACGGGCGGCCGTCGTCCCGGGTGCTCGTGCTCAAGGACGTCGGACCGGACGGGTTCGCGTTCGCGACCGACGCGCGCAGCGGCAAGGCGGCCGACCTGGCGGTCAACCCGCAGGCGGCGCTGACGTTCTGGTGGCAGCCGGTGGTCCGGCAGGTCCGGGTCGAGGGGGTGGCGCGGTACCTCGGCGACGAGGCGTCCGCCGCCGACTACCTGGCGCGCTCACCCGCGTCGCGTGCGGCCGCGCTGGGCGTGCGACCGGGGGAGCGGCTCGGCTCGGTGCGGCAGATGCGGGACGCGATGTCGGCCGCGCGGGAGCGCGTCGACGCCGATCCCGGCCTGGTGCTGCGGGAGTGGCAGGCGTGGCGCGTCGAGCCGCGCCGGCTGGAGTTCTGGCAGGGCTCACGGGACCGGGCGCACGTCCGTGTCGTCTACACCCGCACCGCCGGCACCTGGTCCCCCACCCTCACCTGGCCCTGACGTCTCCCGCCGGACCTGCGGCCGGGCGGCGG is a genomic window containing:
- a CDS encoding 3-methyladenine DNA glycosylase; the encoded protein is MPPGAGPTVLEPAAWQPLADAHAARADAFTVGHRERRSRHERHAIEDFLYEYYPTRPAQLRRWHPGAGVRLAPGPDGPPPHAGWRWYRTHDDGTVGLDVEAFLADRGEGVRFVADLVARTGARPAATGCFGLHEWAMVYRQGEHRHPLPLRLGQDGTDAVVEAHRIRCTHIDAFRFFTPAAAPRNTLQPTRATQPALEQPGCLHANMDLYKWALKLGPLAPGDLLLDAFDLARRIRVLDMRASPYDCTTYGLAPVEIDTPDGKAEYVAAQRAFAAESQALRTRLLRASGAVSASRGR
- a CDS encoding pyridoxine/pyridoxamine 5'-phosphate oxidase — its product is MRHELRSLPALTGHAPEFDPGEVPSDPYDLFADWFAHARDAGVPEPHAVTLATADADGRPSSRVLVLKDVGPDGFAFATDARSGKAADLAVNPQAALTFWWQPVVRQVRVEGVARYLGDEASAADYLARSPASRAAALGVRPGERLGSVRQMRDAMSAARERVDADPGLVLREWQAWRVEPRRLEFWQGSRDRAHVRVVYTRTAGTWSPTLTWP